The following coding sequences lie in one Paenibacillus durus ATCC 35681 genomic window:
- a CDS encoding polyprenyl synthetase family protein has protein sequence MTPFNNGLPENEPAEAQRAESANREPLNEYIAGVSDLVTGEFRALFPPHWEVPAKLAEAMNYSLLAGGKRLRPLLVIAACEAIGGNREAALPVAAAIEMVHTYSLIHDDLPAMDDDDYRRGRLTNHKVYGEAVAILAGDALLTHAFYSVVQASRRHGAPAESVLSIVEDLAEMAGPRGMVGGQAADMEGEQGLTDLESLRYIHLHKTGDLIVFSLLAGGRIGGASEEQLDALRRFGVSIGLAFQVQDDILDLVGDESKLGKKTGSDVKQQKVTYPYFIGLEASRREVERLTEEAKTAVRAGGFADGSRLLEIADYLMSRDH, from the coding sequence ATGACTCCTTTTAATAACGGTCTTCCCGAGAATGAACCGGCAGAAGCTCAGCGTGCTGAGTCCGCTAATCGCGAGCCTTTAAATGAATATATCGCCGGCGTGAGCGATCTTGTCACGGGTGAATTCAGGGCGTTGTTCCCGCCGCATTGGGAGGTTCCCGCCAAGCTGGCGGAGGCGATGAACTATTCGCTTCTCGCCGGCGGCAAGCGCCTTCGCCCTCTGCTCGTTATCGCAGCATGCGAAGCGATCGGAGGAAATCGGGAAGCGGCGCTTCCCGTGGCCGCGGCGATTGAAATGGTGCATACGTATTCATTGATTCATGATGATCTGCCCGCGATGGACGATGACGATTACCGGCGGGGAAGGCTGACGAACCATAAAGTGTACGGCGAAGCGGTAGCCATATTGGCGGGAGACGCCCTGCTGACGCATGCTTTTTACAGCGTCGTACAGGCTTCCCGCCGGCACGGGGCGCCTGCGGAGAGCGTTCTGTCCATTGTGGAGGATCTGGCGGAAATGGCCGGTCCGCGGGGTATGGTCGGCGGGCAGGCGGCCGACATGGAAGGTGAGCAGGGACTGACCGATCTTGAGAGCCTGCGCTACATTCATCTGCATAAGACGGGCGATCTGATCGTCTTCTCGCTGCTCGCTGGCGGGCGGATAGGTGGAGCTTCGGAGGAGCAGCTTGACGCCTTGCGCCGGTTCGGGGTCAGCATCGGGCTCGCGTTTCAGGTGCAGGACGATATCCTCGACCTCGTCGGCGACGAAAGCAAGCTGGGCAAGAAGACAGGCAGCGATGTCAAGCAGCAGAAGGTGACCTACCCCTATTTCATCGGGCTGGAGGCCTCCCGCCGGGAAGTGGAACGGCTGACGGAAGAAGCCAAGACCGCCGTTCGGGCGGGCGGATTTGCGGACGGGTCGCGGCTGCTCGAAATTGCCGATTACTTAATGTCCAGAGATCACTAA
- the xseB gene encoding exodeoxyribonuclease VII small subunit, with the protein MAKEEAELGFEEAMDQLELIVRELEQGDVPLEKAIDLFQQGMKLSQLCGAKLEQVERKIEMIVEEDGELRKKPFGSSLEGDGDDSF; encoded by the coding sequence ATGGCGAAGGAAGAAGCGGAACTGGGGTTTGAGGAGGCAATGGACCAGCTGGAGCTGATCGTGCGTGAACTGGAGCAGGGCGACGTTCCGCTGGAGAAGGCGATCGATTTGTTTCAGCAGGGAATGAAGCTCTCGCAGCTGTGCGGGGCCAAGCTTGAGCAGGTGGAGCGCAAGATCGAAATGATTGTGGAAGAAGACGGAGAGCTTCGTAAGAAGCCGTTTGGCTCCTCGCTGGAAGGGGACGGCGATGACTCCTTTTAA
- the xseA gene encoding exodeoxyribonuclease VII large subunit, which translates to MAERKVYSIKDLNRYIRMKLDSDHLLSDVWIRGEISNFTHHGSGHMYFTLKDESSRIKAIMFASHNQRLPFVPKEGSRVIARGNVTVYERDGQYQFYATHMQPDGIGSLYLAYEQLKKKLEQEGLFAAELKRPLPRYPRCIGVVTSPTGAAVRDILITLRRRFPQVAIVLYPVLVQGKGAAPSIVKAIRDLNAMGEADVLIVGRGGGSLEELWAFNEEAVARAIAASDIPVISAVGHETDFTIADFAADLRAATPTAAAELAVPHAAELAAQLRQLQRMLRQGLQRRAQRGRERLAALQRSPVLASPRRHLLQHAQRLDMLRQRLGRAAEARQARARERQAVLHHRLERYSPREGVTAARRRSDAARRELAAAMRARLADKRSRFAAELKALDALSPLKVMARGYSLVYDEKERHLIKSLNEVQLGDLVVVKLADGQLDCQVWGMKEDAKDHGEGRSGTGV; encoded by the coding sequence ATGGCGGAGCGGAAGGTATATTCCATTAAAGATCTTAACCGTTACATCCGCATGAAGCTGGACTCGGATCATCTGCTCTCCGACGTGTGGATACGCGGGGAGATCTCCAATTTTACGCATCATGGCAGCGGACATATGTATTTTACGCTGAAGGATGAGAGCAGCCGCATCAAGGCAATTATGTTTGCTTCACATAACCAGCGGCTGCCTTTTGTGCCGAAGGAAGGTTCGCGGGTCATTGCCAGGGGCAATGTGACCGTGTACGAAAGGGACGGACAGTACCAATTCTACGCTACACATATGCAGCCCGACGGCATTGGCAGCTTGTACCTGGCCTATGAGCAGCTGAAGAAGAAGCTGGAGCAGGAGGGACTGTTCGCGGCGGAACTGAAGCGTCCGCTGCCTCGTTATCCGCGCTGCATCGGCGTCGTCACGTCGCCGACGGGCGCGGCGGTTCGGGATATTCTGATTACGCTGCGCAGACGGTTTCCGCAGGTGGCCATTGTGCTCTATCCTGTGCTTGTGCAGGGCAAGGGCGCGGCGCCTTCCATCGTGAAGGCCATCCGCGATCTGAACGCCATGGGCGAAGCGGATGTGCTCATCGTGGGCCGCGGCGGCGGCTCGCTGGAGGAGCTGTGGGCCTTCAACGAAGAAGCGGTAGCGAGGGCGATTGCCGCGTCGGATATTCCGGTCATCTCGGCCGTCGGCCATGAGACCGACTTTACAATCGCCGATTTCGCGGCCGATCTTCGCGCCGCGACGCCCACGGCCGCTGCGGAGCTGGCCGTGCCGCATGCCGCAGAGCTGGCTGCGCAGCTCCGCCAGCTGCAGCGCATGCTGCGCCAGGGGCTGCAGCGGCGCGCGCAGCGCGGGCGCGAGCGGCTCGCGGCGCTGCAGCGCTCGCCGGTGCTGGCCAGCCCGCGCCGGCACCTGCTCCAGCATGCGCAGCGGCTGGACATGCTGCGCCAGCGGCTCGGCCGCGCCGCCGAGGCGCGGCAGGCGCGGGCCCGCGAGCGGCAGGCGGTGCTGCATCACCGCCTGGAGCGGTATAGCCCGCGCGAAGGCGTCACCGCCGCGCGGCGCCGGAGCGACGCGGCAAGGCGCGAGCTTGCCGCCGCTATGAGAGCGCGTCTTGCGGACAAGCGCTCCCGCTTTGCGGCGGAGCTTAAGGCGCTGGACGCGCTCAGCCCGCTGAAGGTCATGGCGCGGGGGTACAGCCTTGTCTATGATGAGAAGGAACGGCATTTGATCAAATCGCTGAACGAGGTCCAGCTCGGCGACCTGGTGGTCGTCAAGCTGGCTGACGGTCAGCTGGATTGCCAGGTATGGGGTATGAAGGAGGATGCGAAGGATCATGGCGAAGGAAGAAGCGGAACTGGGGTTTGA
- the folD gene encoding bifunctional methylenetetrahydrofolate dehydrogenase/methenyltetrahydrofolate cyclohydrolase FolD: MSAAIISGKLVSEEIRVDIAREVEALAARGVKPGLAVVLVGEDPGSQVYVNSKEKTCISLGFHSVVHRLPASTSQEELLALVDELNHADEIDGILVQLPLPKHINEKAVIDAISVEKDVDGFHPVNVGNLVIGDDSLLPCTPAGVIELIKRTGIDLSGKHAVVIGRSNIVGKPVSLLLQRENATVTMCHSRTSNMAELCRMADVLVVAIGRANFIDASYVKPGAVVIDVGMNRLDNGKLAGDVDYDSAKDVAGYITPVPGGVGPMTITMLMVNTLTAAKRRYGLE; the protein is encoded by the coding sequence ATGTCAGCAGCAATCATCAGCGGTAAACTGGTTTCCGAAGAGATTCGTGTGGATATTGCCCGGGAGGTAGAGGCGCTTGCGGCGCGCGGGGTCAAGCCTGGTTTGGCTGTGGTGCTTGTAGGTGAGGACCCGGGTTCGCAGGTATATGTGAACAGCAAGGAAAAAACCTGTATCAGCCTTGGCTTCCATTCGGTAGTTCACCGGCTGCCCGCATCGACTTCCCAGGAAGAATTGCTCGCGCTCGTTGATGAGCTGAACCATGCGGACGAGATTGACGGCATTCTGGTGCAGCTTCCGCTGCCGAAGCACATCAATGAAAAAGCTGTAATCGACGCCATTTCGGTAGAGAAGGATGTCGACGGCTTCCATCCGGTTAATGTGGGCAATCTGGTCATCGGGGACGACAGCCTGCTGCCCTGCACGCCTGCCGGTGTAATTGAATTGATCAAGCGTACAGGCATCGACCTATCCGGCAAGCATGCCGTCGTTATCGGCCGCAGCAATATTGTCGGCAAGCCGGTGTCCCTGCTGCTGCAGCGCGAGAACGCTACGGTCACGATGTGCCATTCCCGCACTAGCAATATGGCCGAGCTGTGCCGGATGGCTGATGTACTGGTCGTGGCGATCGGCCGCGCCAACTTTATCGACGCTTCCTATGTGAAGCCGGGGGCGGTCGTTATCGATGTGGGCATGAACCGGCTTGATAACGGCAAGCTGGCCGGAGATGTTGACTACGACAGCGCGAAGGATGTTGCAGGCTACATTACGCCGGTACCGGGCGGCGTAGGGCCGATGACCATTACGATGCTGATGGTCAACACGCTGACCGCGGCGAAGCGCCGCTACGGTTTGGAATAG
- the nusB gene encoding transcription antitermination factor NusB encodes MKRRIAREIIVQSLYQMEMNEVESGEAVEMLLEEASEENETERVISDELQLKDYVLDHVNGIWEAKPAIDDMLEHYLKGWQMSRLSRVDRQILRLAAYEMIYRNDVPAKVAVNEAIELAKHFGTEDSGKFVNGVLGKMIQDLEELKTNRS; translated from the coding sequence ATGAAAAGACGAATTGCGAGAGAAATTATCGTACAGAGCCTGTATCAGATGGAAATGAACGAGGTGGAAAGCGGCGAGGCGGTGGAAATGCTGCTGGAAGAGGCGTCGGAGGAAAATGAGACGGAGCGCGTCATTTCCGACGAGCTTCAGCTAAAGGATTATGTGCTGGACCATGTGAACGGCATCTGGGAAGCTAAACCTGCGATTGACGATATGCTGGAACATTACTTGAAGGGTTGGCAGATGAGCCGGCTGTCCCGCGTTGACCGCCAGATTTTAAGGCTTGCCGCCTATGAAATGATTTACCGGAATGACGTTCCGGCAAAGGTTGCCGTCAATGAGGCGATTGAGCTTGCCAAGCATTTCGGCACTGAGGATTCCGGCAAATTCGTCAACGGTGTGCTCGGAAAAATGATTCAGGATCTGGAAGAACTGAAGACAAACCGTTCCTAG
- a CDS encoding DUF2273 domain-containing protein yields MPWREIWESHGGRIAGVAFGLILGIIYLISGFWDMLFFALVVFIGYTLGGRKDAQAPLLPWRELLEQLSGRWRPFK; encoded by the coding sequence ATGCCTTGGAGAGAAATATGGGAAAGTCACGGGGGTAGAATCGCCGGAGTAGCCTTTGGCTTAATTCTCGGCATCATTTATTTAATCAGCGGTTTCTGGGATATGCTGTTCTTTGCACTGGTTGTGTTCATCGGGTATACGCTTGGCGGCAGAAAAGACGCGCAGGCTCCATTGCTCCCATGGCGGGAGCTGCTGGAGCAGCTGTCGGGCCGCTGGCGTCCCTTCAAGTGA
- the amaP gene encoding alkaline shock response membrane anchor protein AmaP has protein sequence MAKILDRLLLFIYSLSIGTLSVIAILLLSGILPRNLEIRDWESAYIAVIVAAVILFLLSIRFFYISIRRERTSSLSVDQRTEYGDIQISMETIENLSLKAAGRVKGIRDLRSRIRVSQAGLEIMIRGVVDGEQSLPLLTSEVQRQVHEYVQDTTGVPVADVSVYIANLAQSPSFKSRVE, from the coding sequence GTGGCCAAAATTTTAGACAGACTTTTGCTGTTTATTTACAGCTTGAGCATTGGAACATTATCTGTTATCGCCATCCTCCTGTTAAGCGGCATTCTTCCGAGGAATTTGGAAATCCGGGATTGGGAATCCGCTTATATCGCCGTGATTGTTGCTGCGGTGATTTTATTCCTGCTGAGTATCCGGTTCTTCTACATCTCCATTCGCCGGGAACGGACATCCAGTCTGTCGGTTGATCAGCGGACGGAGTACGGAGATATTCAGATTTCCATGGAAACCATTGAGAATCTCAGCCTGAAGGCTGCCGGAAGGGTCAAAGGCATCCGCGACCTGAGATCGCGCATTCGCGTCTCCCAGGCAGGACTAGAAATTATGATTCGCGGCGTAGTGGACGGCGAGCAATCGCTGCCGCTTCTGACCTCGGAAGTACAGCGGCAGGTGCATGAATATGTGCAGGATACGACGGGAGTTCCGGTTGCCGACGTGTCCGTCTATATTGCCAATCTTGCCCAGTCGCCCAGCTTCAAAAGTCGAGTGGAATAG
- a CDS encoding Asp23/Gls24 family envelope stress response protein: MSTLPTEFERTEIGEIQIAPEVIEVIAGLATVEVKGVAGMSGGFAGGIVELLGRKNLSKGVKVEVGQREAAVDVSVIIEYGTRLPDVAAEIQRNVKRSIETMTGLTVVEVNVHIHDVQFKSADKNTAADDTDVALRVK, encoded by the coding sequence ATGAGTACACTGCCGACAGAATTTGAACGTACGGAAATCGGTGAAATCCAGATCGCTCCAGAAGTGATTGAGGTGATCGCGGGCCTTGCGACCGTTGAAGTTAAAGGCGTAGCGGGCATGAGCGGCGGATTTGCCGGAGGCATTGTCGAGCTGCTTGGACGCAAGAACCTTTCAAAAGGCGTTAAGGTGGAAGTCGGACAGCGCGAGGCTGCGGTGGACGTCTCCGTAATTATCGAATATGGAACCCGTCTCCCGGATGTGGCGGCGGAAATTCAGCGAAACGTCAAACGGTCCATCGAAACGATGACAGGTCTGACGGTAGTAGAAGTGAATGTGCATATTCACGACGTCCAGTTTAAGAGTGCGGATAAGAACACAGCTGCCGACGATACCGATGTTGCCCTTCGTGTGAAATAA
- the accC gene encoding acetyl-CoA carboxylase biotin carboxylase subunit, which translates to MNIQKVLIANRGEIAVRIIRACRELGISTVAVYSEPDRDSLHVRLADEAYCIGPTASKDSYLNFTNIMSVATLTECDAIHPGYGFLAENADFAEICGSCNIIFIGPSPEAITRMGDKAVAKDTMKQAGVPVIPGSDGLVEDVEEAVLLGREIGYPVIIKATAGGGGKGIRIAEDEESLIKQITAAQQEAQKAFGNAGVYMEKYLTGMKHVEIQIIADNHGNVVHLGERDCSVQRRRQKLVEEAPCSVLTPDIREAMGDAAVRAALAVNYSGAGTLEFLLGADGQFYFMEMNTRIQVEHPVTEMVTGVDLIKEMISVAEGNPLSFTQEDIVINGWSIECRINAEDPTKNFMPSPGKIGFYLPPGGLGVRVDSAAYPGGTISPFYDSMIAKLIVWAPTRQEAILKMKRALGEFAIEGIHTTISFHQKLLEHPVFLDGHFDIKFLEENEI; encoded by the coding sequence ATGAATATACAAAAAGTGTTGATCGCCAACCGGGGGGAAATTGCCGTTCGGATTATTCGCGCCTGCCGCGAATTGGGCATCTCCACCGTTGCAGTCTATTCGGAACCCGACCGCGATTCGCTGCATGTCCGGCTGGCCGATGAAGCGTACTGCATCGGACCGACAGCTTCCAAGGACAGCTATTTGAATTTTACGAATATTATGAGCGTTGCGACCCTGACTGAATGCGACGCCATTCATCCAGGCTACGGCTTCCTTGCCGAGAATGCCGATTTCGCTGAGATTTGCGGTTCCTGCAATATCATATTTATCGGTCCGTCTCCTGAAGCCATCACCCGGATGGGAGACAAGGCTGTGGCGAAAGATACGATGAAGCAGGCCGGCGTTCCGGTTATCCCCGGTTCCGACGGTCTTGTGGAAGATGTGGAGGAAGCGGTGCTGCTTGGGAGGGAGATTGGCTATCCCGTTATCATCAAGGCTACCGCCGGAGGCGGAGGCAAAGGCATCCGCATTGCCGAAGACGAGGAATCGCTGATCAAGCAGATTACAGCCGCCCAGCAGGAAGCGCAGAAGGCGTTCGGCAACGCCGGAGTCTATATGGAGAAATATCTGACCGGCATGAAGCATGTCGAAATTCAGATTATTGCCGATAACCACGGCAACGTGGTCCATCTGGGCGAACGGGACTGTTCCGTGCAGCGCCGCCGCCAGAAGCTGGTGGAAGAGGCGCCTTGCTCCGTGCTGACGCCGGATATCCGTGAGGCGATGGGAGACGCGGCTGTCCGCGCCGCGCTGGCCGTAAATTATTCCGGTGCGGGAACGCTTGAATTTCTGCTTGGCGCAGACGGGCAGTTTTACTTTATGGAAATGAACACCCGTATTCAGGTTGAGCATCCGGTTACCGAAATGGTAACGGGGGTGGATCTGATTAAGGAAATGATTTCGGTGGCCGAGGGCAACCCCCTTTCATTCACCCAGGAGGATATCGTCATTAACGGCTGGTCGATCGAGTGCCGCATCAATGCGGAAGATCCGACCAAGAATTTCATGCCTTCTCCGGGCAAGATCGGCTTTTACCTGCCTCCGGGCGGACTTGGCGTCCGTGTGGATAGCGCCGCGTATCCCGGCGGAACGATATCGCCTTTTTATGATTCCATGATTGCGAAGCTCATCGTCTGGGCGCCTACGCGTCAGGAGGCGATTCTCAAGATGAAACGGGCTCTGGGCGAATTCGCCATAGAAGGAATACATACGACAATCTCTTTTCATCAAAAATTGCTGGAGCATCCCGTATTCCTGGACGGCCATTTCGATATCAAGTTCCTTGAAGAAAATGAAATTTAG
- the accB gene encoding acetyl-CoA carboxylase biotin carboxyl carrier protein, whose amino-acid sequence MFKLSEIKELIELLDQTSSVHELEIESEGMKLAIRKPDRSEAAEAHVVPAAPFPYPFTPAPQPPAPQQIVGQAPPSPAAPQQETVSAPAEGTLHKIVSPMVGTFYTAASPDLPSFVSVGDRVTEKSTVCIIEAMKLMNELEAEVRGEIVSVLVENGQLVEYGQPLFLVKPES is encoded by the coding sequence ATGTTCAAATTAAGTGAAATTAAGGAATTGATCGAATTGCTGGACCAGACCTCTTCCGTGCATGAGCTGGAGATTGAAAGCGAAGGAATGAAACTGGCTATCCGCAAACCGGACCGTTCCGAGGCTGCGGAAGCGCATGTAGTTCCGGCAGCGCCTTTTCCTTACCCCTTTACGCCTGCTCCACAGCCGCCCGCACCGCAGCAGATTGTCGGGCAAGCTCCCCCCAGTCCCGCCGCTCCACAGCAAGAGACGGTCTCTGCTCCCGCAGAGGGAACCTTACATAAAATCGTTTCTCCGATGGTGGGGACGTTCTACACCGCAGCTTCGCCTGATTTGCCTTCGTTCGTAAGCGTTGGCGACCGGGTGACCGAGAAGTCGACAGTCTGCATTATCGAAGCGATGAAGCTGATGAACGAACTGGAAGCCGAAGTCCGCGGGGAAATTGTGTCCGTACTTGTGGAGAACGGCCAGCTTGTTGAGTACGGCCAGCCCTTGTTCCTGGTGAAGCCGGAATCTTAG
- a CDS encoding SpoIIIAH-like family protein yields MNGKRQTIWLVSMLSLMVVLSAYYLFTEDSGSSSPKDTAGTIQVDTVKDSGAALPSAADSGATASEVTPQGGDSAADPNAASDSAAAADPNALADPNAAASSTEGDSSSASAGTDDGKSEADQAAEGAKDQASASAPASSAPASSAPAPSAPAASAKPGTASLDSGKDAASADSGVSKDDAAVLNEVASQSTSASSQFTNYLYEREQKNLKEQQDLMAAINDMDKSPADSAAAQEQLHQLEEKESKINGIEEKLQQQYSEAIVKEENNDSYKVVVLSDKLDVKQAASIIDLVMKELSVSQDKVSVQHVSDK; encoded by the coding sequence ATGAATGGCAAAAGACAAACAATCTGGTTGGTGTCTATGCTCAGCTTGATGGTGGTTCTCTCCGCTTACTATTTGTTCACGGAGGACTCGGGCTCTTCTTCGCCCAAGGATACAGCCGGAACGATTCAAGTGGATACCGTTAAGGATTCGGGCGCCGCGCTTCCGTCGGCGGCTGACAGCGGCGCGACGGCAAGCGAAGTGACTCCGCAAGGCGGCGATTCGGCCGCTGATCCGAACGCAGCCTCCGATTCGGCTGCGGCCGCCGACCCGAACGCCTTGGCCGACCCGAACGCCGCGGCAAGCTCAACGGAAGGCGATTCCAGCTCTGCTTCGGCGGGAACGGATGACGGTAAATCGGAGGCAGATCAGGCGGCGGAAGGCGCCAAGGATCAGGCATCGGCTTCGGCCCCCGCTTCATCCGCTCCAGCTTCATCGGCTCCCGCTCCATCGGCTCCCGCCGCATCAGCGAAGCCGGGAACGGCTTCATTGGATAGCGGTAAGGATGCCGCTTCGGCAGACAGCGGCGTATCGAAGGACGACGCGGCTGTTCTGAATGAAGTCGCATCGCAAAGCACTTCTGCTTCCAGTCAGTTCACCAACTACCTGTACGAACGAGAGCAGAAGAACCTGAAAGAGCAGCAGGATCTGATGGCTGCGATCAACGATATGGACAAATCGCCGGCGGACAGCGCGGCCGCGCAAGAGCAGCTGCATCAGCTCGAAGAGAAGGAATCCAAAATCAACGGAATCGAAGAAAAGCTTCAACAACAGTACAGCGAAGCCATCGTCAAGGAAGAGAACAATGATTCCTATAAGGTGGTTGTGCTCAGCGACAAGCTGGATGTGAAACAGGCGGCCTCGATCATCGATCTGGTCATGAAAGAGCTGAGCGTTTCACAGGATAAAGTAAGCGTACAGCATGTATCGGATAAGTAA
- the spoIIIAG gene encoding stage III sporulation protein AG — translation MGNWLKKLEQLVGGGSDNPKRNHTFRWLIILGLLGVAIMLFNSFVNVKKLDSENTEREPPQTQNSQAAMQQETGESASSFDGIEREMENQMKGILEQIVGVGTVDIMVTVDSTEEVIVQRNVNDSQQLSDETDANGGKRHTTTYTRNGEIVTYSQSGDQTPIITKRIKPQVRGVLIVAKGAENKVVKGLIMQAVEKALNVPSYRISVVPRKQE, via the coding sequence ATGGGCAATTGGCTGAAGAAGCTGGAGCAACTGGTCGGCGGCGGGTCCGATAATCCGAAGCGAAACCACACGTTCCGCTGGCTGATCATCCTGGGTCTGTTGGGCGTGGCGATTATGCTGTTCAATTCCTTTGTCAATGTGAAGAAGCTCGACAGTGAGAATACGGAGAGAGAACCGCCACAAACCCAGAACTCGCAGGCGGCCATGCAGCAGGAGACAGGTGAAAGCGCCAGTTCATTTGACGGCATCGAGCGGGAAATGGAGAACCAGATGAAAGGCATACTGGAGCAGATCGTCGGGGTCGGCACGGTGGATATTATGGTGACCGTGGATTCCACCGAGGAGGTCATCGTGCAGCGCAATGTGAATGATTCGCAGCAGCTCAGTGACGAGACCGACGCGAACGGCGGCAAGCGCCACACAACCACGTACACGAGAAACGGCGAAATCGTCACTTACAGCCAGTCCGGAGACCAGACGCCGATCATTACCAAAAGAATCAAGCCCCAGGTTCGCGGCGTGCTCATTGTCGCCAAGGGAGCCGAGAACAAGGTGGTGAAAGGGCTGATCATGCAGGCGGTGGAAAAAGCGCTGAACGTCCCAAGCTACCGCATTTCCGTTGTGCCGCGCAAGCAGGAATAA
- the spoIIIAF gene encoding stage III sporulation protein AF — MSWLGGWLREIILIVLLATFVELLLPSKSMERYARLVLSLLILLTLLSPIVSLLKGNAASELSLAFNRADGGRSGQTGTADAELQKILADGRKLAAGGRDQSLKLAAQQIAGQMKEQIAAETGKRGANVNVTLALTNEADGAWTPAITQVVVTLPGEAGAAQGNAPGGSGSGGSTPIMVQPVEDIKVELGGGETGLKEQGASGGGDAPAAAGTNQGSGTGGADAEAVTALLEKNWSLDPGKIKVVDSGTDKW; from the coding sequence ATGAGCTGGCTGGGAGGATGGCTGCGGGAGATCATTTTAATCGTGCTGCTGGCGACGTTTGTTGAGCTTCTGCTCCCGAGCAAGTCGATGGAGCGCTATGCCAGGCTTGTGCTCAGCCTGCTGATTCTGCTGACGCTGCTCAGCCCCATTGTCTCGCTGCTGAAAGGCAACGCGGCGTCCGAGCTCAGCCTGGCTTTCAACCGGGCGGACGGCGGGAGGTCCGGGCAGACCGGAACGGCAGACGCTGAGCTTCAAAAAATATTGGCGGACGGGCGAAAGCTTGCTGCGGGGGGCAGGGACCAAAGCCTGAAGCTGGCCGCGCAGCAAATTGCCGGACAGATGAAAGAGCAGATTGCCGCAGAGACGGGGAAGCGCGGAGCGAATGTGAACGTAACGCTAGCTTTGACGAATGAGGCGGACGGCGCCTGGACTCCGGCCATAACTCAGGTCGTTGTCACGCTTCCCGGTGAAGCCGGCGCCGCCCAAGGCAATGCGCCCGGCGGTTCCGGCAGCGGCGGAAGCACTCCGATCATGGTTCAACCCGTGGAGGATATCAAAGTTGAACTTGGCGGGGGAGAGACAGGGCTGAAGGAACAGGGCGCAAGCGGAGGCGGGGACGCTCCGGCGGCGGCCGGGACGAATCAAGGAAGCGGAACTGGCGGTGCGGACGCTGAAGCGGTAACGGCCCTGCTGGAGAAGAACTGGAGCCTTGATCCCGGCAAGATAAAAGTAGTGGACAGCGGCACAGACAAATGGTAA